A stretch of the Gossypium hirsutum isolate 1008001.06 chromosome D07, Gossypium_hirsutum_v2.1, whole genome shotgun sequence genome encodes the following:
- the LOC107954212 gene encoding UDP-glycosyltransferase 76B1, whose product MEKQQKSSHVVLVMVSFQGHITPMLQLASILHSKGFSITIVHTEFNSPNPSNHPEFTFISIPDKLTESHFSDKDTASSVWNLNKNCAAPLQQCLEKILHSLHHIAAVIYDTLMYSAQTITEDLGLLGIVLRTGSATTMLFYPAFSQLDEERIDFVYEIKSPELQALQLKRLRALLSQNATKAMTEVRVAFANVLKRSSAIIVNSMEFLELEALSKVKQYFPAPIITIGPLHKFAPAICSSLLTEDDKCISWLNKQAPKSVIYVSFGSIANIDKQELIEIAWGLSNMKQPFLWVVRPGMVRGSEWIESLPNGFEESVGERGCIVKWAPQKEVLAHAAVGGFWTHCGWNSTIESICEGVPMLCRPFFGDQHLNTSSICNVWKIGLELQNLERGNIERTIKRLMVDMEGNGIRKRAIDLKEKAAFYLMEEGSTSRSLNKLIKHILSV is encoded by the exons ATGGAGAAGCAACAGAAATCCAGTCATGTGGTGCTTGTTATGGTAAGCTTTCAAGGTCACATAACTCCCATGCTCCAGCTAGCTAGTATCTTGCACTCAAAGGGCTTCTCAATCACTATAGTTCACACTGAATTTAACTCTCCTAACCCTTCAAACCACCCCGAATTCACTTTCATATCCATACCAGACAAGCTCACGGAATCTCACTTCTCAGATAAAGATACTGCAAGTTCTGTGTGGAATCTCAACAAAAACTGTGCAGCACCATTACAGCAATGCCTCGAAAAGATCTTGCACTCTCTTCACCATATTGCCGCGGTCATCTATGATACACTCATGTATAGTGCTCAAACTATCACCGAGGATCTAGGGCTACTAGGGATAGTTCTGCGTACAGGTTCTGCTACAACAATGCTATTCTATCCCGCCTTTTCCCAACTTGATGAGGAACGAATAG ATTTTGTGTATGAAATTAAATCGCCAGAGCTTCAAGCTCTTCAGCTTAAACGCCTTCGTGCTTTACTATCACAGAATGCAACCAAAGCGATGACGGAAGTGAGAGTTGCATTCGCAAACGTGCTGAAGAGATCATCGGCTATAATTGTGAACTCAATGGAATTTCTTGAACTAGAAGCACTGTCAAAGGTTAAACAATACTTCCCTGCTCCGATTATCACTATAGGACCATTACATAAATTTGCTCCAGCCATTTGCAGCTCATTATTGACTGAAGATGATAAATGCATATCTTGGCTTAACAAACAAGCCCCCAAATCTGTCATCTATGTGAGCTTTGGTAGCATTGCCAACATTGATAAGCAAGAACTAATTGAGATAGCATGGGGACTATCCAACATGAAACAACCCTTCCTGTGGGTGGTTAGGCCTGGTATGGTTCGTGGCTCAGAATGGATTGAATCATTGCCAAATGGGTTTGAGGAGAGCGTGGGAGAAAGAGGTTGCATTGTGAAATGGGCACCTCAAAAGGAAGTGTTAGCTCATGCTGCAGTTGGTGGATTTTGGACCCACTGTGGGTGGAATTCAACCATTGAGAGTATTTGTGAAGGGGTACCAATGCTATGCAGACCTTTCTTTGGAGACCAACACTTGAACACAAGTTCCATCTGTAATGTTTGGAAAATAGGCTTGGAATTGCAGAATCTCGAAAGAGGGAATATAGAAAGAACAATAAAAAGACTAATGGTGGATATGGAAGGAAACGGTATCCGAAAGAGAGCTATAGATCTGAAGGAGAAGGCTGCTTTTTATCTAATGGAAGAGGGTTCTACAAGCCGTTCTTTGAACAAGTTAATAAAGCATATATTATCTGTTTAA